A portion of the Heptranchias perlo isolate sHepPer1 unplaced genomic scaffold, sHepPer1.hap1 HAP1_SCAFFOLD_64, whole genome shotgun sequence genome contains these proteins:
- the LOC137318028 gene encoding histone H2A-like produces the protein MSGRGKTGGKARAKAKSRSSRAELQFPVSRFHRLLRKGNSAERVGAGAPVYLTAVLEYLTAEILELADNAAHNKMTRIIPRHLQLAIRNDEELNKLLGRVTIAQCGVLPNIQAVLLPKKSRGSIKNK, from the coding sequence atgtctggaaggggaaaaaccggcggtaaagctcgagccaaagccaagtctcgctcatcccgggccgaaCTGCAGTTCCCTGTCAGCCGttttcacaggctcctgcgaaaggggaactctgctgaacgtgtgggtgccggtgCCCCGGTCTACCTGacggctgtgctcgagtatctgacggctgaaatcctcgagctggccgacaACGCGGCCCACAACAAGatgacccgcatcatccccagacacctgcagctggccatccgcaacgacgaggagctcaataagctgctgggacgggtgaccatcgctcagtgcggggtgctgcctaatatccaggccgtgcttctCCCGAAGAAAAGCCGCGGGAGCATCAAGAACAAGTGA